A single window of Streptomyces aquilus DNA harbors:
- a CDS encoding SigE family RNA polymerase sigma factor — protein MAQGEVLEFEEYVRTRQDALLRSARRLVPDPVDAQDLLQTALARTYGRWETIEDKRLADAYLRRVMINTRTEWWRARKLEEVPTEQLPDASVDDATEQHADRALLMDIMKVLAPKQRSVVVLRHWEQMSTEETAAALGMSAGTVKSTLHRALARLREELESRDLDARALEREERERCTAA, from the coding sequence ATGGCGCAGGGCGAGGTGCTCGAGTTCGAGGAGTACGTCCGCACCCGGCAGGACGCGTTGCTGCGCAGCGCCCGTCGCCTGGTCCCGGACCCGGTCGACGCGCAGGACCTGCTCCAGACGGCGCTGGCGCGGACGTACGGCCGCTGGGAGACCATCGAGGACAAGCGGCTCGCGGACGCCTATCTGCGCCGGGTCATGATCAACACCCGGACCGAGTGGTGGCGGGCCCGCAAGCTGGAGGAGGTGCCGACCGAGCAGCTCCCGGACGCCTCGGTCGACGACGCCACCGAGCAGCACGCGGACCGCGCCCTGCTGATGGACATCATGAAGGTGCTCGCCCCCAAGCAGCGCTCCGTGGTCGTGCTGCGACACTGGGAGCAGATGTCCACGGAGGAGACGGCCGCCGCCCTCGGCATGTCGGCCGGTACGGTCAAGAGCACGCTGCACCGGGCCCTCGCCCGGCTCCGCGAGGAGCTGGAGAGCCGCGATCTGGACGCACGCGCGCTGGAGCGTGAGGAGCGGGAGCGTTGCACGGCGGCCTGA
- a CDS encoding A/G-specific adenine glycosylase: protein MTAPITKSPALSEAEAGAAARVGAQLDADAPAGEHLHAPVIDWFDEHARDLPWRRPDAGPWGVMVSEFMLQQTPVSRVLPVYEQWLARWPRPADLAQEAPGEAVRAWGRLGYPRRALRLHGAAVAITERHGGDVPTDHAQLLALPGIGEYTAAAVASFAYGQRHAVLDTNVRRVFARAVTGVQYPPNATTAAERKLARALLPEDESTASRWAAASMELGALVCTAKSESCHRCPIAAQCAWRLAGKPEHDGPPRRGQTYAGTDRQVRGKLLAVLREAHAPVPQAVLDRVWHEPVQRARALDGLVADGLVEPLSGGLYRLPLT, encoded by the coding sequence ATGACTGCGCCCATCACCAAGTCCCCCGCCCTCTCCGAAGCCGAAGCCGGAGCCGCCGCCCGAGTCGGCGCCCAGCTCGACGCCGACGCTCCCGCCGGAGAGCATCTGCACGCCCCCGTCATCGACTGGTTCGACGAGCACGCCCGCGATCTTCCGTGGCGCCGCCCCGACGCCGGGCCGTGGGGGGTGATGGTCAGTGAGTTCATGCTCCAGCAGACGCCGGTCAGCCGGGTCCTGCCGGTCTACGAACAGTGGCTGGCCCGCTGGCCGCGCCCCGCGGACCTCGCCCAGGAGGCGCCCGGCGAGGCGGTGCGCGCCTGGGGCCGGCTCGGCTACCCGCGCCGCGCGCTGCGGCTGCACGGCGCCGCCGTGGCGATAACGGAACGGCACGGCGGGGACGTACCCACCGACCACGCCCAGCTGCTCGCGCTGCCCGGCATCGGCGAGTACACGGCCGCGGCCGTCGCCTCCTTCGCCTACGGCCAGCGGCACGCGGTCCTCGACACCAATGTCCGGCGGGTCTTCGCGCGGGCCGTCACCGGCGTGCAGTACCCGCCGAACGCCACCACCGCCGCCGAACGCAAGCTGGCCCGCGCCCTGTTGCCCGAGGACGAGTCCACCGCCTCCCGCTGGGCCGCCGCCTCCATGGAGCTCGGCGCGCTGGTGTGCACCGCCAAGAGCGAGTCCTGCCACCGCTGCCCGATCGCCGCGCAGTGCGCCTGGCGGCTCGCGGGCAAGCCGGAGCACGACGGTCCGCCGCGGCGCGGACAGACGTACGCCGGTACCGACCGCCAGGTGCGCGGCAAGCTGCTGGCCGTGCTGCGCGAGGCGCACGCGCCCGTGCCGCAGGCCGTACTCGACCGGGTGTGGCACGAACCGGTGCAGCGCGCGCGAGCCCTGGACGGGCTCGTCGCGGACGGTCTCGTGGAGCCCCTGTCCGGTGGTTTGTATCGGCTGCCGTTGACGTAA
- the disA gene encoding DNA integrity scanning diadenylate cyclase DisA, with protein MAANDRAAAPGKSGGSSGADGLMRASLSAVAPGTALRDGLERILRGNTGGLIVLGFDKTVEPMCTGGFVLDVEFTATRLRELCKLDGGIVLSSDLSKILRAGVQLVPDPTIPTEETGTRHRTADRVSKQVGFPVVSVSQSMRLIALYVDGQRRVLEDSAAILSRANQALATLERYKLRLDEVAGTLSALEIEDLVTVRDVSAVAQRLEMVRRIATEIAEYVVELGTDGRLLALQLDELIAGVEPERELVVRDYVPEPTAKRSRTVEEALYELDALTHAELLELPTVAKALGYTGSPEALDSAVSPRGFRLLAKVPRLPGAIIDRLVEHFGGLQKLLAASVDDLQTVDGVGEARARSVREGLSRLAESSILERYV; from the coding sequence GTGGCAGCCAACGACCGGGCAGCAGCTCCCGGAAAGTCCGGCGGGAGCTCCGGTGCCGATGGCCTGATGCGCGCCTCACTGAGCGCCGTGGCACCCGGCACGGCCCTGCGCGACGGCCTGGAGCGGATTCTCCGCGGCAACACGGGCGGGCTCATCGTGCTCGGCTTCGACAAGACGGTGGAGCCGATGTGCACGGGCGGTTTCGTCCTGGACGTCGAGTTCACGGCCACGCGCCTGCGTGAGCTGTGCAAGCTCGACGGCGGCATCGTGCTCTCCTCGGACCTGTCGAAGATCCTGCGGGCCGGCGTCCAGCTGGTCCCGGACCCGACGATCCCGACGGAGGAGACCGGCACCCGTCACCGCACCGCGGACCGGGTGTCCAAGCAGGTCGGCTTCCCGGTCGTCTCGGTCTCCCAGTCGATGCGCCTGATCGCCCTCTACGTCGACGGCCAGCGCCGCGTCCTGGAGGACTCGGCGGCGATCCTGTCCCGCGCGAACCAGGCGCTGGCGACCCTGGAGCGGTACAAGCTCCGCCTGGACGAGGTCGCGGGAACGTTGTCAGCGCTGGAGATCGAGGACCTCGTCACGGTCCGGGACGTCTCCGCGGTGGCCCAGCGCCTGGAGATGGTCCGCCGCATCGCGACGGAGATCGCCGAGTACGTGGTCGAGCTCGGCACGGACGGCCGCCTCCTGGCCCTCCAGCTCGACGAGCTGATCGCGGGCGTGGAACCGGAACGCGAGCTGGTGGTCCGGGACTACGTCCCCGAGCCCACGGCCAAGCGCTCCCGCACGGTCGAAGAGGCCCTGTACGAGCTGGACGCCCTCACCCACGCCGAGCTCCTCGAACTCCCCACGGTGGCAAAGGCACTGGGCTACACGGGTTCGCCGGAGGCGTTGGACTCCGCGGTGTCCCCGCGCGGCTTCCGCCTGCTGGCCAAGGTCCCGCGCCTCCCGGGCGCGATCATCGACCGCTTGGTGGAACATTTCGGCGGCCTGCAGAAGCTCCTCGCGGCGAGCGTGGACGACTTGCAGACGGTGGACGGGGTCGGCGAGGCGAGGGCGAGGAGCGTACGGGAGGGCTTGTCGAGGTTGGCGGAGAGCTCAATCCTGGAACGGTACGTGTAG
- the radA gene encoding DNA repair protein RadA — protein sequence MAARTKTAKDRPAFRCTECGWQTTKWLGRCPECQAWGTVEEYGAPAVRTTAPGRVTTSALPIGQVDGRQATARSTGVPELDRVLGGGLVPGAVVLLAGEPGVGKSTLLLDVAAKSASDEHRTLYVTGEESASQVRLRADRIKAIDDHLYLAAETDLAAVLGHLDAVKPSLLILDSVQTVASPEIDGAPGGMAQVREVAGALIRASKERGMSTLLVGHVTKDGAIAGPRLLEHLVDVVLSFEGDRHARLRLVRGVKNRYGATDEVGCFELHDEGITGLTDPSGLFLTRRDEPVPGTCLTVTLEGRRPLVAEVQALTVDSQIPSPRRTTSGLETSRVSMMLAVLEQRGRISALGKRDIYSATVGGVKLSEPAADLAIALALASAASDTPLPKNLVAIGEVGLAGEVRRVTGVQRRLSEAHRLGFTHALVPGDPGKIPPGMKVLEVADIGDALRVLPRSRRREAPRDEEERR from the coding sequence ATGGCTGCCCGTACGAAGACCGCCAAGGACCGCCCCGCCTTCCGCTGCACCGAGTGCGGCTGGCAGACGACGAAGTGGCTCGGCCGCTGCCCCGAATGCCAGGCATGGGGGACGGTCGAGGAGTACGGCGCGCCCGCGGTGCGCACGACGGCACCCGGCCGCGTCACCACCTCCGCCCTGCCCATCGGCCAGGTGGACGGCCGGCAGGCCACCGCCCGCTCCACCGGCGTGCCCGAGCTGGACCGCGTCCTGGGCGGCGGCCTCGTCCCCGGCGCGGTCGTGCTGCTGGCGGGCGAGCCCGGCGTGGGCAAGTCCACGCTCCTGCTCGACGTGGCGGCCAAGTCGGCGAGCGACGAGCACCGCACGCTGTACGTCACGGGCGAGGAGTCGGCGAGCCAGGTCCGGCTGCGCGCCGACCGCATCAAGGCCATCGACGACCATCTGTACCTCGCCGCGGAGACCGACCTCGCCGCCGTCCTCGGCCACTTGGACGCGGTGAAGCCGTCGCTGCTGATCCTCGACTCGGTGCAGACGGTCGCCTCCCCGGAGATCGACGGCGCCCCCGGCGGCATGGCCCAGGTCCGCGAGGTCGCGGGCGCGCTCATCCGGGCCTCCAAGGAACGCGGCATGTCCACGCTCCTGGTGGGCCATGTCACCAAGGACGGCGCGATCGCGGGCCCGCGCCTGCTGGAGCACCTCGTGGACGTGGTCCTCTCCTTCGAGGGCGACCGGCACGCGCGCCTCCGTCTCGTCCGGGGCGTCAAGAACCGCTACGGCGCGACGGACGAGGTCGGCTGCTTCGAACTGCACGATGAGGGCATTACGGGCCTTACGGACCCGAGCGGACTTTTCCTGACCCGTCGTGACGAACCGGTCCCCGGCACCTGTCTGACGGTCACCCTGGAGGGCCGCCGCCCGCTGGTGGCCGAGGTCCAGGCCCTGACCGTCGACTCCCAGATCCCCTCCCCCAGGCGCACCACGTCCGGTCTGGAGACCTCCCGCGTCTCGATGATGCTGGCCGTCCTGGAGCAGCGGGGCCGGATCAGCGCCCTCGGCAAGCGGGACATCTACTCCGCGACGGTCGGCGGAGTGAAGCTCTCGGAGCCCGCCGCGGACCTGGCCATCGCCCTCGCGCTGGCCTCCGCGGCGAGCGACACCCCGCTGCCCAAGAACCTCGTCGCGATCGGCGAAGTAGGCCTCGCGGGCGAGGTCAGACGGGTCACGGGCGTCCAGCGCCGACTGTCCGAGGCCCACCGTCTGGGCTTCACCCACGCCCTCGTGCCGGGCGACCCCGGCAAGATCCCTCCCGGGATGAAGGTCCTGGAAGTCGCCGACATAGGGGACGCCCTGAGGGTCCTTCCGCGCTCGCGTCGGCGAGAGGCCCCACGGGACGAGGAGGAGCGCCGGTAG
- a CDS encoding BACON domain-containing protein, producing the protein MSSSPQTSTRTTGAHRAQREARDRGAARTLAQRPPARYEPYLDGLFTYCLSVLCDHDAATAALGDVLALAEKRRGPDAAGDRRAWLYALARWACLRKLAEAKQKRQATHAAGRHTGDRNTVDRKAAPPVSEEVQEERRRELALLAWPEAAGTTPEQREALELAVRHHLAAHEVAAVLGMDLAAARELLSAAACEVERTRAALAVVETGSCPGVARLTGDHQLVLSTAVRRELVRHVDDCPRCRRTAERAITGRWPGASVTPSELPVLEAPRATLHVAMAHFPRARGAAAPRFDRRGFPMDPKDRAARRDRLRARAVTTTVVATVVAAPVLALWAAYRGTPTAEGGEGRSASASEARGPGGLDGEAVGDGYENAGNASTQPGDRFTKGNKPDVSVEVISVAGAGKKGAGHLEVAAGNSGDTTLITLTATGETPVRWSATTGASWLYLSQSAGTLGPGESLTIKVYVDHLREPSGYWSARVAVSPAGAVVSIGGYGTAPTPTDPGTPVDPPPSSDDPDPTPTTSAPTDPTPSDPPPSSPDPDPTDPTPSDPASSPPPSDSGDPSPSTS; encoded by the coding sequence ATGAGCAGCAGTCCGCAGACCTCGACCCGCACCACCGGCGCACATCGGGCGCAACGGGAGGCGCGCGATCGCGGTGCCGCGCGCACACTGGCGCAGCGGCCACCCGCGCGCTACGAGCCGTACCTGGACGGCCTGTTCACCTACTGCCTGTCGGTGCTGTGCGACCACGACGCGGCCACCGCCGCGCTCGGTGACGTCCTCGCGCTCGCCGAGAAGCGCCGCGGCCCGGACGCGGCGGGCGACCGCCGGGCCTGGCTCTACGCGCTCGCCCGCTGGGCCTGTCTGCGCAAGCTGGCCGAGGCCAAGCAGAAACGTCAGGCCACCCACGCGGCGGGCCGCCACACCGGCGACCGGAACACCGTCGACCGCAAGGCCGCCCCGCCCGTCTCCGAGGAGGTCCAGGAGGAGCGCCGGCGTGAACTCGCCCTGCTCGCCTGGCCGGAGGCCGCCGGCACCACCCCGGAGCAGCGCGAGGCCCTCGAACTCGCCGTGCGCCACCACCTCGCCGCCCACGAGGTCGCCGCCGTCCTCGGCATGGACCTCGCCGCCGCCCGTGAACTGCTCTCGGCCGCCGCCTGCGAGGTCGAGCGCACCCGCGCGGCCCTCGCCGTCGTGGAGACCGGCAGCTGCCCGGGCGTCGCCCGCCTCACCGGCGACCACCAGCTGGTGCTCAGCACGGCCGTACGCCGTGAGCTGGTCCGGCATGTCGACGACTGCCCGCGCTGCCGCCGTACCGCCGAGCGCGCGATCACCGGCCGCTGGCCCGGCGCGAGCGTCACGCCCTCGGAGCTGCCCGTCCTGGAGGCGCCCCGCGCGACCCTGCACGTCGCCATGGCGCACTTCCCGCGCGCGCGGGGCGCCGCCGCACCGCGCTTCGACCGGCGCGGCTTCCCGATGGACCCCAAGGACCGCGCGGCCCGTCGCGACCGCCTCCGCGCGCGTGCCGTCACCACGACCGTCGTCGCCACCGTCGTAGCGGCCCCGGTCCTGGCGCTCTGGGCCGCCTACCGAGGCACCCCCACCGCCGAGGGCGGCGAGGGCCGCTCGGCCTCCGCCAGCGAGGCACGCGGCCCGGGCGGCCTGGACGGCGAGGCGGTCGGCGACGGCTACGAGAACGCGGGCAACGCCAGCACCCAGCCCGGCGACCGCTTCACCAAGGGCAACAAACCCGATGTGTCCGTGGAGGTCATCAGCGTCGCGGGCGCCGGCAAGAAGGGCGCCGGCCATCTGGAGGTGGCGGCCGGCAACAGCGGCGACACCACGCTGATCACCCTCACCGCGACCGGTGAGACCCCGGTCCGCTGGTCCGCGACCACCGGCGCCTCCTGGCTCTACCTCAGCCAGTCCGCGGGAACCCTCGGCCCCGGCGAGTCGTTGACGATCAAGGTGTACGTGGACCATCTGCGCGAGCCGTCCGGCTACTGGAGCGCGCGGGTGGCCGTGTCACCGGCCGGCGCCGTCGTCTCCATCGGGGGCTACGGCACCGCGCCCACCCCGACCGACCCCGGCACCCCCGTCGACCCGCCGCCCTCGTCCGACGACCCCGACCCGACACCCACCACGTCAGCCCCTACGGACCCGACGCCGAGCGACCCACCGCCCTCGTCGCCCGACCCGGACCCGACCGACCCGACCCCGTCGGACCCGGCGAGCTCGCCGCCGCCCAGCGACAGCGGCGACCCGAGCCCGTCGACGTCGTAG
- a CDS encoding Ppx/GppA phosphatase family protein yields MRLGVLDVGSNTVHLLVVDAHPGARPLPAHSHKVELRLAQLLDEAGAVSPEGVDKLIAVVREALQAAEDKGVEDLLPFATSAVREASNADDVLARVQAETGVELQVLTGAEEARLTFLAARRWFGWSAGKLLVLDIGGGSLEIAYGIDEEPDAAVSLPLGAGRLTAGWLPGDPPDPEAIRALRRHVRAQIARTVGEFTRFGAPDHVVATSKTFKQLARLAGAARSAEGLYVQRELKRESLEAWVPQLAGMTVAQRSELPGVSEGRAGQLLAGALVAEGAMDLFGVEKLEICPWALREGVILRRLDHMGSV; encoded by the coding sequence ATGAGACTCGGTGTCCTCGACGTGGGATCGAACACGGTGCATCTCCTGGTGGTGGATGCACACCCTGGCGCGCGCCCGCTGCCCGCGCACTCGCACAAGGTGGAGCTGCGCCTCGCCCAACTCCTCGACGAGGCCGGGGCCGTCAGCCCCGAAGGGGTCGACAAACTCATCGCGGTCGTCCGCGAGGCCCTCCAGGCCGCCGAGGACAAGGGCGTCGAGGACCTCCTGCCGTTTGCCACCTCCGCCGTGCGGGAGGCCAGCAACGCCGACGACGTCCTCGCGCGCGTGCAGGCCGAGACCGGCGTCGAGCTCCAGGTCCTCACCGGCGCCGAAGAGGCCCGCCTCACCTTCCTCGCGGCCCGCCGCTGGTTCGGCTGGTCGGCCGGGAAGCTGCTCGTCCTCGACATCGGCGGCGGCAGCCTGGAGATCGCGTACGGCATCGACGAGGAGCCCGACGCGGCCGTCTCGCTGCCGCTCGGCGCGGGCCGCCTCACCGCCGGCTGGCTGCCGGGCGACCCGCCGGACCCGGAGGCGATAAGGGCCCTACGACGCCACGTCCGCGCCCAGATCGCCCGCACGGTCGGCGAGTTCACCCGCTTCGGCGCCCCCGACCACGTCGTCGCCACCTCCAAGACCTTCAAGCAGCTGGCCCGTCTGGCCGGCGCCGCCCGCTCCGCCGAGGGCCTCTACGTCCAGCGCGAGCTGAAGCGGGAGTCCCTGGAGGCGTGGGTACCGCAGCTGGCGGGGATGACGGTGGCACAGCGGTCCGAACTCCCGGGAGTCTCGGAGGGCCGGGCCGGCCAGCTGCTCGCGGGGGCGTTGGTGGCGGAGGGCGCGATGGACCTGTTCGGGGTGGAGAAGCTGGAGATCTGTCCGTGGGCGCTGCGAGAAGGCGTGATCCTACGGCGACTTGATCACATGGGCTCGGTGTGA
- a CDS encoding sugar phosphate isomerase/epimerase family protein — MAEPVVRIPDAKVALSTASVYPESTATAFEIAARLGYDGVEVMVWTDPVSQDMEALRRLSDYHQIPILAVHAPCLLITQRVWSTDPWVKLQRAQAAAEKLGASTVVVHPPFRWQRQYARDFVEGIWRMANETDVRFAVENMYPWRYRDREMLAYAPDWDVTKEDYRHFTIDLSHSATARVDAMEMVDRMGDRLGHVHLADGRGSAKDEHLVPGRGNQPCAELLERLALSGFDGHVVIEVNTRRAMSSAEREADLAEALAYTRLHLASAVKAQRLP, encoded by the coding sequence GTGGCAGAACCAGTCGTACGGATCCCGGACGCGAAGGTGGCGCTCTCCACGGCCTCCGTGTACCCGGAGTCCACGGCGACGGCCTTCGAGATCGCCGCACGCCTCGGCTACGACGGCGTCGAGGTCATGGTGTGGACCGACCCCGTCAGCCAGGACATGGAAGCCCTGCGCAGACTGAGCGACTACCACCAGATCCCGATCCTCGCCGTGCACGCCCCCTGCCTGCTCATCACGCAGCGCGTGTGGTCGACGGACCCCTGGGTCAAGCTCCAGCGCGCCCAGGCCGCCGCCGAGAAGCTCGGCGCGAGCACCGTCGTCGTCCATCCCCCGTTCCGCTGGCAGCGCCAGTACGCCCGCGACTTCGTCGAGGGCATCTGGCGGATGGCGAACGAGACGGACGTACGGTTCGCCGTCGAGAACATGTACCCGTGGCGCTACCGCGACCGCGAGATGCTCGCGTACGCCCCCGACTGGGACGTCACCAAAGAGGACTACCGGCACTTCACGATCGACCTCAGCCATTCCGCGACGGCCCGCGTCGACGCGATGGAGATGGTCGACCGCATGGGCGACCGCCTCGGCCACGTCCACCTCGCCGACGGCCGCGGCTCCGCGAAGGACGAGCACCTCGTCCCGGGGCGCGGCAACCAGCCCTGCGCCGAGCTGCTGGAACGTCTCGCCCTGAGCGGCTTCGACGGCCATGTCGTCATCGAGGTCAACACCCGGCGCGCGATGTCCAGCGCCGAACGTGAAGCCGACCTCGCGGAGGCGCTGGCGTACACCCGGCTGCATCTGGCGTCGGCCGTGAAGGCGCAGAGGCTGCCGTGA
- a CDS encoding TetR family transcriptional regulator — protein MTDGVTARKRGRPPRTESADTRDRILAAAREEFSERGYEKTSVRGIAKAAGVDSALVHHYFGTKEQVFEAAVEVAFAPALVVRDTVLEGSVEDVGERMTRMIFGLWENPVTRAPLLAIVRSAVNNEAAASVFRRLVSAQLLRRIAGELDAPDAELRAELAAAQLVGIAMLRYVIKVEPLASADVEQIIARVAPVVQGHLTGA, from the coding sequence GTGACCGACGGCGTCACCGCGCGCAAGCGGGGCCGGCCTCCTCGTACGGAATCGGCCGACACCCGCGACCGCATCCTGGCCGCCGCCCGCGAGGAGTTCTCCGAGCGGGGGTACGAGAAGACGTCGGTGCGCGGCATCGCGAAGGCCGCCGGCGTCGACTCGGCCCTGGTCCACCACTACTTCGGCACCAAGGAGCAGGTCTTCGAGGCGGCCGTGGAGGTGGCCTTCGCGCCGGCGCTGGTCGTGCGGGACACGGTGCTGGAAGGGTCGGTGGAGGACGTCGGCGAGCGGATGACCCGGATGATCTTCGGGCTCTGGGAGAACCCGGTGACCCGGGCGCCGCTGCTCGCGATCGTCCGCTCGGCGGTGAACAACGAGGCCGCGGCCAGCGTCTTCCGCCGCCTCGTCTCCGCACAGCTGCTGCGCCGGATCGCCGGGGAGCTCGACGCCCCGGACGCGGAACTGCGCGCCGAGCTGGCGGCCGCGCAGCTGGTCGGGATCGCGATGCTGCGGTACGTGATCAAGGTGGAGCCGCTGGCGTCGGCGGATGTGGAGCAGATCATCGCGCGGGTGGCGCCGGTGGTGCAGGGGCATCTGACCGGGGCGTGA
- the ilvD gene encoding dihydroxy-acid dehydratase, translating to MPELRSRTVTHGRNMAGARALMRASGVPGADIGRKPIIAVANSFTEFVPGHTHLQPVGRIVSEAIREAGGIPREFNTIAVDDGIAMGHGGMLYSLPSRDLIADSVEYMVEAHCADALICISNCDKITPGMLNAALRLNIPTVFVSGGPMESGRATLVDGTVRTLDLVDAISDAVNDKISDEDILRIEENACPTCGSCSGMFTANSMNCLTEAIGLSLPGNGSVLATHTARRRLYEDAARTVMDITRRYYEQDDETVLPRSIASFAAFENAMALDIAMGGSTNTILHLLAAAQEAEVPFGLAEIDAVSRRVPCLAKVAPNVAKNRTYYMEDVHRAGGIPALLGELHRAGLLNEDVHSVHSPSLADWLKTWDVRGGSPSADAVELWHAAPGCVRSAEAFSQSERWEALDEDAEGGCIRSAEHAYSKDGGLAVLKGNLAVDGCVVKTAGVDESIWTFEGPAVVCESQEEAVQKILLKEIKEGDVVVIRYEGPKGGPGMQEMLYPTSYLKGRGLGKACALVTDGRFSGGTSGLSIGHASPEAAAGGTIALVEDGDRIRIDIPGRTIDLLVDDAELARREQALGGAYVPKNRERKVSAALKAYAAMATSADKGAVRDVSKLG from the coding sequence ATGCCCGAGCTGAGGTCCCGCACAGTCACCCACGGCCGCAACATGGCGGGCGCCCGCGCCCTTATGCGCGCCTCCGGTGTACCCGGCGCGGACATCGGCCGCAAGCCGATCATCGCCGTCGCGAACTCCTTCACCGAGTTCGTGCCGGGCCACACCCACCTCCAGCCGGTCGGCCGGATCGTCTCCGAGGCGATCCGCGAGGCCGGCGGCATCCCGCGCGAGTTCAACACGATCGCCGTCGACGACGGCATCGCGATGGGCCACGGCGGCATGCTGTACTCCCTCCCGTCCCGCGACCTGATCGCGGACTCGGTCGAGTACATGGTCGAGGCCCACTGCGCCGACGCGCTGATCTGCATCTCCAACTGCGACAAGATCACGCCGGGCATGCTCAACGCGGCCCTGCGGCTGAACATCCCGACGGTCTTCGTCTCCGGCGGCCCGATGGAGTCCGGCCGCGCCACCCTCGTGGACGGCACGGTCCGCACGCTCGACCTGGTCGACGCGATCTCCGACGCCGTGAACGACAAGATCTCGGACGAGGACATCCTCCGTATCGAGGAGAACGCCTGCCCGACCTGCGGCTCCTGTTCCGGCATGTTCACCGCCAACTCGATGAACTGCCTGACGGAGGCCATCGGCCTCTCGCTCCCCGGCAACGGCTCGGTCCTGGCCACGCACACGGCCCGCCGCCGCCTGTACGAGGACGCGGCCCGCACGGTCATGGACATCACCCGGCGCTACTACGAGCAGGACGACGAGACGGTCCTGCCGCGCTCGATCGCCTCCTTCGCGGCCTTCGAGAACGCGATGGCGCTCGACATCGCGATGGGCGGCTCGACCAACACGATCCTGCACCTGCTGGCCGCCGCCCAGGAGGCGGAGGTCCCCTTCGGCCTCGCCGAGATCGACGCGGTCTCGCGCCGGGTGCCCTGCCTGGCGAAGGTCGCGCCGAACGTCGCGAAGAACCGCACGTACTACATGGAGGACGTGCACCGCGCGGGCGGCATCCCGGCCCTCCTCGGCGAACTGCACCGCGCGGGTCTGCTCAACGAGGACGTCCACTCGGTCCACAGCCCGTCGCTCGCGGACTGGCTGAAGACGTGGGACGTCCGCGGCGGCTCCCCGTCGGCGGACGCGGTGGAACTGTGGCACGCGGCCCCCGGCTGCGTCCGCTCCGCCGAGGCCTTCTCCCAGTCGGAGCGCTGGGAGGCCCTGGACGAGGACGCGGAGGGCGGCTGCATCCGGTCCGCCGAGCACGCGTACTCCAAGGACGGTGGCCTGGCGGTCCTCAAGGGCAACCTGGCGGTCGACGGCTGCGTCGTGAAGACGGCCGGCGTCGACGAGTCCATCTGGACGTTCGAGGGCCCCGCGGTCGTCTGCGAGTCCCAGGAAGAGGCCGTCCAGAAGATCCTCCTGAAGGAGATCAAGGAGGGCGACGTGGTGGTCATCCGCTACGAGGGCCCCAAGGGCGGCCCGGGCATGCAGGAGATGCTCTACCCGACCTCGTACCTGAAGGGCCGCGGCCTCGGCAAGGCCTGCGCGCTCGTCACCGACGGCCGCTTCTCCGGCGGCACCTCGGGTCTGTCGATCGGCCACGCCTCCCCGGAGGCCGCCGCGGGCGGCACGATCGCCCTCGTCGAGGACGGCGACCGCATCCGCATCGACATCCCGGGCCGCACGATCGACCTCCTGGTCGACGACGCGGAACTGGCCCGCCGCGAGCAGGCGCTGGGCGGGGCGTACGTCCCCAAGAACCGCGAGCGCAAGGTCTCCGCCGCGCTGAAGGCGTACGCCGCGATGGCGACGAGCGCGGACAAGGGCGCGGTGCGGGACGTGTCGAAGCTGGGCTGA